The sequence TTGTCCGCATGGATGCAGGAAACGATGCGGAAGCGAATGTGCACGTATGTCTAAAGGAAGACGTGGACTTTGTCATCAAGCGAAACTTACGCCGAGAATCGAAAGCGCTTTGGTTCCAGATCGCTTCGCAAAAGGGCAGACGCGTCGATGATGGACAAACAGAAGGAGTACAAACGTATGAGTTATGCCTTCCACAGACAGCAGCAATCGATGGACACACGTATACGTACGTTCAAGTCACCCAAGTGACGGAACGAACGATGGAACGAAATGGACAGCTGATGCTCGTTCCTGATTACGAAGTCGAAAGCTACTGGGTGCGCCTCGAAGGATACGAGCATGTTCGAATGAGTGATGTGCTCGCATTGTATCACGATCATGCGACATGCGAACAGTTTCATAGCGAACTGAAAAGCGACTTAGATTTAGAGCGACTTCCATCAGGGAAGATGAAAACGAATGCGCTCGTGTTAGTCATGGGAGCATTCGTGTACAACCTTCTTCGCCTGATTGGACAAGATCTATTAAGCGATCCGAGACATCCATTACATCATAAAGTGAAACGCCGCCGCATCAAGACGATCATTCAGACGGTGATCACGATGGCAGGTCGACTCGTCCGCCGATCACGACAGATCTGGATGAAACTGACGCGAAGGAGTGGCTATAGCGAGCCCCTACTGAACATTTACATAAAATGGAGAGAAGGAGCATAACGAACGATTGTTCGCAATTCTGTACTCATCCTAACCCTCTGTCCTTTTTTGTTTTTTCTTTGGTTTATATACCTAAAAAAGATATTTATTTCATTTCTGAGAGTGAAGATGACATCTGTTTTAAACATAAAAAGGGAATGGTGGATCACACATCCATAAAACCAGCAAAAAAGTCAAAGTCGATGTCAATCCATCACGGATTCAGGTAAGTCATAAAGTATGGGGAGTTGGCACAATCGTTCGTGTAAAAGAAAACGATGGCGATCAAGAACTAGATGTTGCTTTTTCAAGCCCAATTGGCATTAAGCGACTATTGGCGAAATTTGCTCCGATTACGAAAGTGTAGAAAGGATGAAAAACGTGGCACAACACGACGTTGAAAAGCAAATTGCTGAATTGCGTGAACAAATTGAAAAACATAATTACGCATATTACGTGTTAGATCAACCGTCTATTTCTGATGCTGAGTATGATGAATTAATGAGGAAATTAATGGAGTTAGAGGAGCAATATCCGCAATATAAAACGCCGGACTCTCCATCGCAGCGTGTTGGTGGCGCCCCATTAGAAGCGTTTCAAAAAGTGACCCACCGTGTGCCGATGCTTAGTTTAAGCAACGCTTTCAATGAAGGAGACTTGCGAGATTTTGATCGCCGTGTTCGTCAAGAAGTTGGCGATGTGCGTTACGTATGTGAATTGAAAATTGATGGTTTAGCGGTGTCGCTGCGCTATGAAGACGGTTATTTTGTACAAGGGGCGACGCGTGGCGATGGAACGACTGGTGAAGATATTACAGAAAACTTAAAAACGATTCGCTCGTTGCCGCTTCGATTACGGAAACAAGTGACCATTGAGGTGCGTGGCGAAGCGTATATGCCGCGAAAATCGTTTGAAAAATTAAATGAAAAGAGAAAAATGAACGGGGAGGAATTGTTTGCGAATCCGCGTAACGCGGCAGCTGGCTCGCTTCGACAACTTGATCCGAAAGTTGCTGCTTCTCGTCAATTAGACATATTTGCATACCATGTCGTCAACGCGGAAGAGCTCGGAATTTTGTCACATAGCGCAGCGCTTAATTATTTAGATGAGCTTGGATTTAAAACAAATCCAGCGCGACA comes from Anoxybacillus flavithermus and encodes:
- a CDS encoding IS1380 family transposase, producing the protein MKDFPIRFVLTDEAITPSAGLALVGYLLHQTKLDKRVNALRLPTVRRDVHISHSDVIRSMIGLLATGKTDFDHIEAYRQDDIFSASMGIQHVPSSPTLRQRLDQLACLPMTEAIIWEESMRLLVRQHATLSPCWAKGKTTWLPLDIDASPFDNSDTKKEGVSRTYKGFDGFTPLFAYAGKEGYIVHAELRPGKQHVQDNMPSFLTTAIRRARPLTSSRLLVRMDAGNDAEANVHVCLKEDVDFVIKRNLRRESKALWFQIASQKGRRVDDGQTEGVQTYELCLPQTAAIDGHTYTYVQVTQVTERTMERNGQLMLVPDYEVESYWVRLEGYEHVRMSDVLALYHDHATCEQFHSELKSDLDLERLPSGKMKTNALVLVMGAFVYNLLRLIGQDLLSDPRHPLHHKVKRRRIKTIIQTVITMAGRLVRRSRQIWMKLTRRSGYSEPLLNIYIKWREGA